Proteins co-encoded in one Brassica rapa cultivar Chiifu-401-42 chromosome A02, CAAS_Brap_v3.01, whole genome shotgun sequence genomic window:
- the LOC103851341 gene encoding 40S ribosomal protein S8-1 gives MGISRDSIHKRRATGGKQKGWRKKRKYEMGRQPANTKLSSNKTVRRIRVRGGNVKWRALRLDTGNYSWGSEAVTRKTRVLDVVYNASNNELVRTKTLVKSAIVQVDAAPFKQWYLQHYGVEVGRKKKTVPSAAKKEGEDGEEAAPAAAAAPEEVKKSNHVQRKIESRQEGRSLDSHIEDQFASGRLLACISSRPGQCGRADGYILEGKELEFYQKKIQKKKGKGAA, from the exons ATGG GTATATCTCGTGACTCAATCCACAAGAGGCGTGCCACTGGAGGCAAGCAGAAGGGATGGAGGAAGAAGCGAAA GTATGAGATGGGAAGGCAGCCAGCCAACACTAAGTTGTCCAGCAACAAGACGGTCAGAAGAATCCGTGTTCGTGGAGGTAACGTCAAGTGGCGTGCGTTGAGGCTCGACACTGGTAACTACTCCTGGGGAAGTGAGGCTGTTACCCGCAAGACCAGAGTTCTTGATGTCGTCTACAATGCCTCCAACAACGAGTTGGTCCGTACCAAGACACTAGTGAAGAGCGCCATTGTTCAGGTGGATGCTGCTCCTTTCAAGCAGTGGTATCTCCAGCACTATGGTGTTGAGGTTGGTCGCAAGAAGAAGACTGTTCCTTCTGCTGCCAAGAAGGAAGGAGAG GATGGTGAAGAGGCTGCTccagctgctgctgctgctcctGAGGAGGTGAAGAAGAGCAACCACGTCCAGAGAAAGATTGAGAGCCGTCAAGAAGGTCGTAGCCTTGATTCCCACATCGAGGACCAGTTTGCAAGTGGTCGTTTGCTGGCATGCATCTCATCAAGGCCTGGCCAGTGCGGAAGAGCTGATGG ATACATTCTTGAAGGCAAAGAGTTGGAATTCTACCAGAAGAAGATCCAGAAGAAGAAGGGAAAGGGTGCTGCTTAG